A genomic region of Caulobacter sp. NIBR2454 contains the following coding sequences:
- a CDS encoding GNAT family N-acetyltransferase has product MDADSDPFEPILTERLRLRCLTPEDAAGLAATLTPEVVERLASWPPVVTSEIAAARIAENRRRMRDDGDLMSFGVERRSDGLIVGGVGARVKAETPDRAEIGYHLGSAHHGLGYGFEATAALVRAVWSLTQVSLIEACAQPDNHASFAIMRKLGMEPAGEVAVFSSGRDRWEVCRNYALRRSAT; this is encoded by the coding sequence ATGGACGCCGATTCAGACCCGTTTGAGCCGATCCTGACCGAGCGTTTGCGGTTGCGTTGTCTAACGCCTGAGGATGCCGCCGGGCTCGCCGCCACCCTGACACCCGAGGTGGTCGAACGCCTGGCCTCCTGGCCGCCCGTCGTCACGTCCGAGATCGCTGCTGCGCGTATCGCCGAGAACCGCAGGCGCATGCGCGACGACGGCGATCTCATGTCGTTTGGCGTCGAGCGTCGTTCCGACGGCCTGATCGTGGGCGGTGTCGGCGCACGAGTGAAGGCAGAGACGCCGGATCGTGCGGAGATCGGCTACCACCTGGGAAGCGCGCATCACGGACTTGGCTACGGCTTTGAGGCGACCGCCGCGCTTGTGCGGGCAGTATGGTCGCTGACACAGGTGTCGCTGATCGAAGCCTGCGCCCAGCCGGACAACCACGCGTCCTTCGCCATCATGCGAAAGCTTGGCATGGAGCCCGCCGGCGAAGTCGCCGTCTTTTCCAGTGGCCGCGACCGATGGGAGGTCTGCCGCAACTACGCCTTGAGGCGGTCTGCGACGTGA
- the chrA gene encoding chromate efflux transporter gives MGGLPQLRLEAVCDVNVSLARPRTAQLTATFLLLGLTAFGGPIAHLAYFRSALVARRRWLDDAELARIIALCQVLPGPTSSQVAYAIGLQRGGVIGGLATWSAFTAPSALLMLLLAFGLGHLGLGEFGQGLIHGLKLAAVAIVAQAVLVMADGLARGWRAAGIALICAIITGVAPSGLSQLAALVVGALAGVMALTPSLAASIEPAPTRAHRRRAALSGLAMLLLLLIALTPLGGFAGAFYRSGALVFGGGHVVLPLLRDAIVVPGWVGEEVFLSGYGAAQAMPGPLFSFAAYLGVLSSDGPGGVMGAAVAILAISAPGLLAVTAALPFWNQIMGDRRIGAAVAGLNAAVVGILATAFALVVLPAGVATPGDGLAALVAIGALVAGRAPPLVIVVLLGLLA, from the coding sequence ATGGGAGGTCTGCCGCAACTACGCCTTGAGGCGGTCTGCGACGTGAACGTGTCGCTCGCTCGTCCGCGTACCGCGCAACTGACCGCCACATTCCTGTTGTTAGGGCTGACGGCTTTTGGCGGACCGATCGCGCACCTGGCATACTTTCGAAGCGCTCTGGTGGCCCGGCGACGGTGGCTGGACGACGCGGAATTGGCCAGGATCATAGCCCTGTGCCAAGTGTTGCCCGGCCCGACCTCCAGCCAGGTCGCCTACGCCATCGGGTTGCAGCGAGGCGGTGTGATCGGAGGATTGGCGACGTGGTCGGCCTTTACCGCGCCATCGGCTCTGCTGATGCTGTTGCTGGCCTTCGGTCTTGGGCATCTCGGCCTAGGGGAATTTGGACAGGGCCTGATTCATGGGCTGAAGCTGGCCGCGGTCGCCATTGTCGCCCAGGCCGTGCTGGTCATGGCCGATGGGTTAGCGAGGGGTTGGCGAGCGGCTGGTATCGCCCTGATCTGCGCTATCATCACCGGTGTCGCGCCCTCGGGGCTGTCGCAGCTGGCCGCGCTTGTGGTCGGGGCGTTGGCCGGGGTGATGGCGCTGACCCCGTCCCTGGCGGCTTCCATCGAGCCAGCGCCGACGCGAGCGCACCGGCGGCGAGCGGCTTTGAGCGGGCTCGCCATGCTTTTGTTGCTGCTCATCGCCCTGACGCCATTGGGCGGCTTCGCTGGAGCCTTCTATCGCTCGGGCGCTCTGGTTTTCGGCGGCGGACACGTCGTGCTGCCGCTCTTGCGAGACGCCATCGTCGTTCCAGGATGGGTGGGCGAGGAGGTGTTCCTGTCGGGATACGGCGCGGCCCAGGCGATGCCAGGGCCATTGTTCAGCTTCGCGGCCTATCTTGGGGTGTTGTCGTCCGATGGACCAGGCGGCGTCATGGGGGCGGCTGTCGCCATCCTAGCGATATCGGCGCCAGGCCTGCTCGCGGTGACCGCCGCCCTGCCGTTCTGGAACCAGATCATGGGGGATCGGCGAATTGGCGCGGCGGTTGCGGGTTTGAACGCCGCCGTGGTGGGCATTTTGGCGACGGCGTTCGCACTGGTGGTGCTGCCGGCGGGGGTGGCGACGCCGGGCGATGGGCTGGCGGCGCTTGTTGCTATTGGAGCGCTGGTGGCCGGTCGGGCGCCGCCGCTTGTCATCGTGGTTCTGTTGGGGCTTTTGGCGTAA
- the ligD gene encoding DNA ligase D codes for MASAKLATYRAKRDFTKTAEPSGKATVQSSEHLRFVIQKHAATRLHYDLRLEHNGVFLSWAVTKGPSLDPADKRLAVEVEPHPLDYGDFEGTIPKGEYGGGTVMLWDRGYWAPPPGEDIDKMLKRGDLKVTFAGERLKGEWVLVRMKHDRNGGKRTNWLMIKHRDGYEHEGDADALLNENAFSIASKRKMEEIAEGKGKAPTPFMTAKKGAAGAVWNSNRGDPEASTEAAPVKTKAPRAKAAKADLPSFIEPQFCKLVDRPPPGPGWGHEIKFDGYRMQLRVENAKGAMRTRKGLDWTDKFSQIARDGGAVLPDCIIDGEVVALDENGSPDFAGLQAALSDGQTEDLIYYVFDLLFAKGEDLRALPLSERKERLKALLDDARLDDGRIRYVDHFATGGDAVLQSACRMSLEGIVSKKLDAPYRSGRGETWTKAKCRAGHEVVIGGYTTTGDAFRSLIAGVHRNGKLVHVGRIGTGYGKDKVAKLLPRLKALETDVSPFTGPNAPRKAANIHWVKPTLVAEIEYAGFTGDGSLRQASFKGLREDKPAAEVESDAPVPVEDAELAQPKPTGKATPKAADNQVLGITISSPDRVLWPNAGDGAPGTKLDNARYIEAVADWMTPHIKGRPCSVIRFPDGVGGQAFFQRHLAKGMSSLITAVSVDGDRQPYIQIDRKEALIALAQFGSIEFHPWNCQPGDVEHAGRLVFDLDPSEELGFDVVIEAAREIRDRLEELGLVSFCKTTGGKGLHVVTPLTGGKSAVEWDRAKAFAREVCDRMAADSPDRYVINMAKKVRKGRIFLDYLPNDRMSTAVAPLSARGRPGATVSMPLNWTQVRAGLDPKRFNIRTVPALLARTTAWEDYADGARSLEAAIKRLKSKNG; via the coding sequence GTGGCCAGCGCAAAGCTTGCGACCTATCGCGCCAAGCGCGACTTCACCAAAACCGCCGAGCCTAGCGGTAAGGCGACGGTCCAGTCGTCCGAACATCTGCGCTTCGTCATCCAGAAGCACGCCGCCACCCGCCTGCATTACGACCTGCGGCTGGAGCACAACGGCGTCTTTCTGTCTTGGGCCGTCACCAAGGGCCCCTCCCTCGATCCCGCAGACAAGCGGCTGGCCGTGGAAGTCGAGCCCCACCCCCTCGACTACGGCGATTTCGAAGGCACGATCCCCAAGGGCGAGTACGGCGGCGGCACGGTCATGTTGTGGGACCGCGGCTATTGGGCCCCGCCGCCCGGCGAAGATATCGACAAAATGCTCAAGAGGGGCGACCTGAAGGTCACTTTTGCTGGCGAGCGCCTCAAGGGCGAATGGGTTCTCGTGCGCATGAAACATGACCGCAACGGCGGCAAGCGCACCAACTGGCTGATGATAAAGCACCGCGATGGCTACGAACACGAAGGCGACGCGGACGCGCTGCTGAACGAGAACGCCTTCTCCATCGCGTCCAAACGCAAGATGGAGGAAATAGCCGAGGGCAAGGGCAAGGCCCCTACCCCCTTCATGACCGCCAAGAAGGGCGCCGCCGGCGCGGTCTGGAACTCCAATCGCGGCGACCCGGAAGCCTCGACAGAGGCCGCCCCCGTCAAAACCAAGGCGCCAAGGGCCAAGGCCGCGAAAGCCGATCTTCCGAGCTTCATCGAGCCGCAGTTCTGCAAGCTGGTCGACCGCCCGCCTCCCGGTCCCGGCTGGGGTCATGAGATCAAGTTCGACGGATACCGAATGCAACTGCGCGTCGAGAACGCAAAGGGCGCCATGCGAACCCGCAAGGGTCTCGACTGGACCGACAAGTTCTCGCAGATCGCCCGCGACGGCGGCGCCGTCCTGCCCGACTGCATCATCGACGGCGAGGTAGTGGCCCTCGACGAGAACGGCTCCCCTGATTTCGCGGGCCTGCAGGCCGCCCTGTCCGATGGTCAGACCGAAGATCTCATCTACTACGTCTTCGACCTGCTCTTCGCCAAAGGCGAGGATTTACGCGCCCTTCCTCTGAGCGAGCGAAAGGAGCGCCTCAAAGCCCTCCTGGATGACGCCCGGCTCGACGACGGCCGCATCCGCTATGTGGATCATTTCGCCACCGGCGGCGACGCTGTGCTGCAATCGGCCTGCCGCATGTCGCTGGAAGGCATCGTCTCCAAGAAGCTGGACGCGCCCTATCGGTCCGGCCGCGGCGAGACCTGGACTAAGGCCAAGTGTCGCGCCGGCCATGAAGTAGTGATCGGCGGCTACACGACGACGGGCGACGCTTTCCGTTCCCTGATCGCCGGCGTCCACCGCAACGGCAAGCTGGTGCATGTCGGCCGCATCGGCACCGGCTACGGCAAGGACAAGGTCGCCAAGCTATTGCCCAGGCTGAAGGCCCTGGAGACCGACGTGTCCCCTTTCACCGGTCCCAACGCCCCGCGCAAAGCGGCCAACATCCATTGGGTCAAGCCGACGTTGGTCGCCGAGATCGAGTATGCTGGCTTTACCGGCGACGGCTCCCTGCGTCAGGCCAGCTTCAAGGGCCTCCGCGAAGACAAACCCGCCGCCGAGGTGGAGTCCGACGCGCCCGTCCCGGTGGAGGACGCCGAACTCGCCCAGCCTAAACCCACGGGCAAAGCCACGCCAAAGGCCGCCGATAATCAGGTCCTCGGCATCACCATCTCCAGTCCTGATCGGGTGCTGTGGCCGAATGCGGGCGACGGCGCGCCGGGGACCAAGCTCGACAACGCCCGCTATATCGAAGCCGTCGCCGACTGGATGACGCCCCACATCAAGGGCCGTCCCTGCTCCGTGATCCGCTTCCCCGACGGCGTGGGCGGTCAGGCCTTCTTCCAGCGGCACCTGGCCAAGGGCATGTCCAGCCTGATCACAGCCGTAAGCGTCGACGGCGACCGCCAGCCGTACATTCAGATCGACCGCAAGGAAGCCCTGATCGCCCTGGCCCAGTTCGGCTCGATCGAGTTTCACCCCTGGAACTGCCAACCGGGCGACGTCGAGCACGCCGGCCGCCTGGTGTTCGATCTCGACCCTTCCGAAGAGCTCGGTTTCGATGTCGTCATCGAAGCCGCCCGCGAAATCCGCGACCGCCTTGAAGAGCTGGGTCTGGTCAGCTTCTGCAAGACAACGGGCGGCAAGGGTCTGCATGTCGTCACGCCCCTGACCGGCGGCAAGTCCGCAGTGGAGTGGGACCGCGCCAAGGCCTTCGCCCGCGAGGTCTGCGACCGGATGGCTGCCGACAGCCCAGACCGCTACGTGATCAACATGGCGAAGAAGGTTCGCAAGGGACGGATATTCCTCGACTATCTACCCAACGATCGCATGTCGACAGCGGTCGCTCCGCTATCAGCTCGCGGTCGCCCCGGAGCGACGGTCTCCATGCCCCTGAACTGGACTCAGGTCCGCGCGGGGTTAGACCCCAAGCGGTTCAACATTCGTACGGTCCCCGCTCTGCTGGCCAGGACCACGGCTTGGGAAGACTATGCCGATGGGGCCCGCTCTCTAGAGGCGGCGATCAAGCGCCTCAAGTCAAAGAACGGCTGA